In bacterium, the sequence TAAAAGAGACAGAGTCATTTACCAGCCTTGAACCTATTATTGCTCTAACCATTACGGACTTTATCATGTTCGAGGATGTAGATAAGGTTATCACCTATTTCAATCTCATCGAAAAGGAAACTTTAATCAAATACCATGATGAAATCGAACTTGTTTTTATCGAATTGCCCAAATTTAAGAAGAATGAGGATGAGCTGGATTCAATCAAAGACAAATGGATATATTTTATAAAGAATGCAGGCAGACTTGAATATACACCAGAGACATTAGTTAAAGAGATAGAAATAAAGGAGGCATTTGAAATAGCCAATACTGCGGGGATGAGTGAGAA encodes:
- a CDS encoding Rpn family recombination-promoting nuclease/putative transposase, with product KETESFTSLEPIIALTITDFIMFEDVDKVITYFNLIEKETLIKYHDEIELVFIELPKFKKNEDELDSIKDKWIYFIKNAGRLEYTPETLVKEIEIKEAFEIANTAGMSEKELEIQYKRHDFIRMQRGAIEFALKQGIQQGIQQGKIEVAKSLLKSGEKVEKISQVTGLTIEEIKGINYSERH